A genomic region of Pyrus communis chromosome 14, drPyrComm1.1, whole genome shotgun sequence contains the following coding sequences:
- the LOC137715029 gene encoding non-specific phospholipase C2: MAAAASTTTISILLLLLIGLNSPVHANPIKTIVVIVMENRSFDHMLGWMKKINPEINGVDGSEANPLSTTDPNSKRFFFNKESHYVDPDPGHSFQAIREQIFGSDNTSADPPPMNGFAQQAYSMDNTTDLSQDVMNGFNPDMVAVYKTLVSEFAVFDRWFASVPSSTQPNRLYVHSGTSAGATSNIPALLAKGYPQRTIFENLDDAGISFGIYYQNIPSTLFYRNLRKLKYIGKFHLYDTFKSHAKEGKLPGYTVIEQRYFDVKSAPANDDHPSHDVYHGQMFVKEVYETLRASPRWNNTLMIITYDEHGGFYDHVPTPVRGVPSPDGIVGPEPFLFQFNRLGVRVPTIMVSPWIEKGTVIHGPNGSPSPTSEFEHSSIPATVKKIFNLTAPFLTKRDEWAGTFEGIVRKRTEPRTDCPEQLPTPVAIRKGEPNEDAKLTEFQQEMMQLAAVLKGDNIFTSYPEKTGKEMTVKDGKKYADDAVKRFFEAGLYAKRMGVNEEQIVQMRPSLTSRSSKTSPEHP; encoded by the exons ATGGCCGCCGCCGCCTCCACAACCACCATTTCAATCCTCCTTCTGCTGCTCATAGGACTCAACAGTCCAGTCCATGCCAATCCCATCAAAACCATAGTTGTTATAGTGATGGAGAACAGGTCATTCGACCACATGCTGGGGTGGATGAAGAAAATCAACCCTGAAATCAACGGCGTGGATGGCTCCGAGGCCAACCCTCTCTCCACCACCGACCCCAACTCCAAGCGCTTCTTCTTCAACAAGGAGTCTCACTATGTGGACCCTGATCCTGGCCACTCCTTCCAAGCCATCCGAGAGCAGATATTCGGGTCGGATAACACGTCGGCCGACCCTCCACCCATGAATGGCTTTGCTCAGCAGGCATACTCCATGGACAACACCACCGACCTGTCTCAGGATGTTATGAATGGATTCAACCCTGACATGGTTGCTGTCTACAAAACTCTTGTTTCTGAATTTGCTGTCTTTGACAG GTGGTTCGCCTCAGTGCCATCCTCAACACAGCCAAATCGGCTCTACGTACATTCAGGGACATCAGCTGGTGCAACAAGCAACATCCCAGCCCTTCTCGCCAAAGGGTACCCTCAAAGAACCATCTTCGAGAACCTCGACGACGCTGGAATATCCTTTGGAATATACTACCAAAACATCCCATCGACATTGTTCTATAGGAACCTGAGGAAGCTCAAGTACATAGGTAAGTTCCATTTGTACGACACCTTCAAAAGCCATGCAAAGGAAGGGAAACTGCCGGGGTACACCGTCATAGAACAGAGGTACTTCGATGTCAAGAGTGCACCAGCAAATGATGATCATCCCTCCCATGACGTGTACCACGGCCAGATGTTTGTGAAGGAGGTGTATGAGACACTGAGAGCAAGTCCTCGGTGGAACAACACCCTGATGATCATCACGTATGATGAACATGGCGGTTTCTATGACCACGTCCCTACGCCGGTTCGTGGGGTCCCCAGCCCGGACGGGATCGTGGGGCCGGAGCCTTTCTTGTTTCAGTTCAACCGTTTGGGAGTTAGGGTTCCAACGATCATGGTCTCACCATGGATAGAGAAGGGTACAG TCATCCATGGTCCTAATGGATCACCATCTCCAACTTCGGAATTTGAACATTCATCTATTCCAGCAACAGTTAAGAAGATCTTCAACCTAACCGCACCCTTCCTCACGAAGAGGGATGAATGGGCGGGCACCTTCGAAGGCATTGTCCGAAAGCGGACAGAACCCAGAACTGACTGCCCAG AGCAACTACCGACACCAGTTGCCATCAGAAAGGGGGAGCCTAATGAAGATGCCAAGCTTACTGAATTTCAACAGGAGATGATGCAACTCGCAGCAGTTCTGAAAGGAGACAACATATTTACAAGTTACCCGGAAAAGACGGGGAAGGAGATGACTGTCAAGGATGGGAAGAAATATGCCGATGATGCAGTTAAACGATTCTTTGAAGCGGGGCTTTACGCTAAAAGAATGGGAGTTAACGAGGAACAGATTGTCCAGATGAGGCCCTCCCTTACTTCGAGATCATCCAAAACTTCACCAGAACACCCATAG
- the LOC137715031 gene encoding hydroxyproline O-arabinosyltransferase NOD3-like, giving the protein MIGRKSMGRASPVLLVLLALGFFFATYNLLTIIVHNKASYSGILGEDRLEDPVIQRPSKAENPKFHVVVTATDAPYSQWQCRIMYYWYNKVKDMPGSDMGKFTRVLHSGNADNLTEEIPTVVVDPLPEGLDRGYIVLNRPWAFVQWLEKATIEEEYILMAEPDHIFVNPLPNLARGNNPAGYPFFYIKPTENEKIIRKFYPVEKGPVTDVDPIGNSPVIIKKSVLEEIAPTWVNVSLRMKDDLETDKAFGWVLEMYAYAVASALHGVRHILREDFMLQPPWDLKVGKRFIIHYTYGCDYNLKGDLTYGKTGEWRFDKRAYLSGPPPRNLSLPPPGVPESVVRLVKMVNEATANIPGWDS; this is encoded by the exons ATGATTGGGAGAAAAAGCATGGGACGTGCATCGCCGGTACTTTTGGTGCTTTTAGCACTTGGTTTTTTCTTTGCAACGTATAATTTGTTAACCATTATAGTACACAACAAAGCCTCCTACTCGGGCATTTTGGGGGAAGACCGGTTAGAAGATCCCGTGATTCAGAGGCCCTCGAAGGCGGAGAATCCAAAATTTCATGTTGTTGTTACAGCCACTGATGCTCCGTATAGCCAGTGGCAGTGTCGGATCATGTATTACTGGTATAACAAGGTAAAAGATATGCCTGGATCAGATATGGGAAAGTTCACTCGAGTTTTGCATTCTGGAAATGCTGACAATTTGACGGAGGAGATTCCAACAGTTGTGGTTGATCCTCTTCCGGAGGGCTTGGATCgg GGCTATATTGTCCTAAACAGACCATGGGCTTTTGTGCAATGGCTGGAGAAAGCAACAATCGAGGAAGA ATACATTCTAATGGCTGAACCTGACCACATATTTGTAAATCCTTTGCCAAACTTAGCACGTGGAAACAATCCAGCAGGGTATCCATTTTTCTACATTAAACCAACCGAAAATGAGAAAATAATTAGGAAGTTTTATCCTGTGGAAAAAGGCCCTGTGACTGATGTTGATCCAATTGGCAATTCTCCTGTAATCATAAAGAAG TCCGTGCTGGAGGAAATCGCTCCCACATGGGTGAATGTGTCTTTGAGAATGAAAGATGACCTAGAGACTGATAAGGCTTTTGGATGGGTGCTTGAGAT GTATGCATATGCTGTGGCATCTGCATTGCATGGCGTGCGGCATATTCTTCGTGAAGACTTTATGTTGCAG CCTCCATGGGATTTGAAAGTTGGGAAGAGGTTCATCATCCATTATACTTACGGATGCGACTATAATTTAAAA GGAGACCTGACTTATGGTAAGACTGGAGAATGGCGTTTTGACAAGAGAGCATATCTCAGTGGTCCTCCACCAAGAAACCTCTCTTTGCCCCCTCCAGGAGTTCCTGAAAGCGTG GTAAGGCTCGTGAAAATGGTTAACGAGGCTACTGCAAACATTCCTGGGTGGGACAGCTAA